The Bremerella sp. JC817 region AGCGACGGCGCAAAGAAGCCCAACCGTTCTACGAAGTCGCCGAGCGTTTCGACGGGTTCTCGGTCTTCAAGGTGATGCCGAAGACGGGCCGGACGCATCAGATTCGCGTTCACCTGGCGCACGTT contains the following coding sequences:
- a CDS encoding pseudouridine synthase, which codes for MAPKNTRRNASKRRRKEAQPFYEVAERFDGFSVFKVMPKTGRTHQIRVHLAHV